From the Paenibacillus sp. FSL H8-0548 genome, one window contains:
- the pstC gene encoding phosphate ABC transporter permease subunit PstC, which yields MNKVMPIILFLCASVSVLTTIGIVVTLITETYQFFQKIPIFDFLFGTKWSPLIPPKSFGVLPLLSGTLMITLIACLVAIPLGLASAIYLSEYAPKQVRKIIKPILEVLAGVPTIVYGYFALSLVTPFIQSIFPSAGIFNALSAGVVVGIMIIPMVSSLSEDAMSAVPRSLRDGAYALGATRFEVALKIVVPAAFSGIVASAVLAFSRAIGETMIVTVAAGSTPNMTINPLESIQTMTAYIVQVSLGDTPHGTIEYGSIFAVGMTLFVITFLLNILAQYIARKFREEY from the coding sequence ATGAATAAAGTGATGCCCATCATACTGTTTCTATGTGCTTCGGTATCTGTACTTACGACCATAGGAATTGTTGTCACGCTCATCACGGAAACCTATCAGTTCTTTCAGAAAATACCGATCTTTGATTTCTTGTTTGGGACAAAATGGTCACCGTTAATCCCGCCAAAAAGCTTCGGCGTTTTACCGCTCCTGTCAGGAACGTTAATGATTACGTTAATTGCTTGTTTAGTTGCTATTCCTCTAGGACTTGCAAGCGCCATTTATCTTTCAGAATATGCGCCGAAGCAGGTTCGGAAAATCATTAAACCGATTCTCGAAGTGCTCGCTGGCGTGCCAACGATCGTATATGGTTATTTTGCTCTAAGTCTGGTTACGCCATTTATTCAAAGTATTTTTCCCAGCGCTGGTATTTTTAATGCACTGAGCGCCGGTGTCGTTGTCGGCATCATGATTATTCCTATGGTGTCCTCACTCAGTGAGGATGCGATGTCTGCAGTGCCGCGCAGCCTGCGCGATGGCGCTTATGCGCTTGGCGCTACAAGGTTTGAGGTTGCTTTGAAAATCGTTGTGCCGGCTGCCTTCTCAGGTATCGTAGCTTCAGCTGTACTTGCCTTCTCCCGAGCAATTGGCGAGACGATGATCGTTACGGTTGCTGCGGGTTCAACGCCTAATATGACGATTAATCCGCTCGAGAGTATTCAGACGATGACCGCTTATATCGTTCAGGTCAGTCTCGGGGATACACCGCACGGAACGATAGAGTATGGATCGATCTTCGCGGTCGGCATGACGCTGTTCGTCATTACGTTCCTGCTCAATATTCTTGCCCAGTATATCGCAAGAAAATTCAGAGAGGAGTACTAA
- a CDS encoding methyl-accepting chemotaxis protein, producing the protein MTSTILVKEKDLIETQIVQAEAHKRAEGTDEQVRLQHFLRQAPTITAEQTCRETIGHFKKNPDSECLVVIDEKGEPLGLMMRNRFFLKLGHRFSADLYDDKPITKLMDTCPLIVDDHFSPQQLIDRALSRDESVLYDCVIVTSKDKLAGILTVSDMLGLSRQLQQKAVDAQMSVIRSAEQRVDEIAQAVTTVRKSTLQGESLSIEMVDLTLSGKNELDKVTKAFGTIASNVQQQEKRMIDLQAEAGSISKVSLLIKELAEQSNLLALNASIEAARAGEHGRGFAVVASEVMKMASQTKNFANEITILTRTIVDAISQSTALARAGHSETTASEAHVSEAGEVFNRLFRAAADNRNSAKQIGVLSEQAHQQSLHVASEMKKLQQSYF; encoded by the coding sequence GTGACATCAACTATTCTGGTTAAAGAAAAAGATCTGATTGAAACCCAAATTGTACAGGCTGAAGCACACAAGCGAGCTGAAGGTACTGACGAGCAGGTGCGATTGCAGCATTTCTTGCGTCAAGCACCGACGATTACTGCAGAGCAAACCTGTAGGGAAACGATTGGTCATTTTAAAAAAAATCCAGATTCTGAATGTCTTGTCGTCATAGATGAGAAAGGAGAGCCGCTAGGCTTGATGATGCGCAATCGTTTTTTCTTAAAGCTTGGTCATCGCTTTAGTGCTGACTTGTATGATGACAAGCCGATAACGAAGCTAATGGATACATGCCCGTTGATCGTGGATGATCATTTCTCGCCGCAGCAGCTTATCGATCGTGCATTAAGTCGTGATGAGAGTGTGCTCTATGACTGCGTTATCGTAACCTCAAAGGACAAGCTGGCGGGCATATTGACGGTTTCGGACATGCTGGGACTGTCCCGTCAGCTTCAGCAGAAAGCGGTTGATGCGCAAATGAGCGTCATTCGTTCTGCGGAGCAGCGTGTGGATGAGATCGCACAAGCAGTCACTACCGTTCGAAAGTCGACCTTGCAGGGGGAATCGCTGTCGATAGAGATGGTTGATTTAACGCTATCGGGCAAAAACGAGCTGGATAAAGTAACGAAGGCGTTTGGCACGATTGCGAGCAACGTGCAGCAGCAGGAGAAACGAATGATTGACCTGCAAGCGGAAGCCGGCTCTATCAGTAAAGTATCGCTTTTAATAAAAGAACTGGCGGAGCAAAGCAATTTACTTGCATTAAATGCTTCTATAGAAGCGGCGCGTGCCGGGGAGCATGGCCGCGGCTTTGCAGTAGTAGCGAGCGAGGTTATGAAGATGGCGAGCCAAACGAAAAATTTTGCTAATGAAATCACGATTCTAACGCGAACGATCGTTGATGCCATATCGCAATCGACTGCGCTTGCGCGTGCGGGGCATTCGGAGACAACAGCGAGCGAAGCACATGTAAGCGAGGCAGGCGAGGTGTTTAATCGTTTATTCCGAGCGGCAGCTGATAACCGAAATAGCGCGAAGCAGATCGGCGTCTTATCCGAGCAGGCGCATCAGCAATCTCTTCACGTCGCCAGCGAAATGAAAAAATTGCAGCAATCATATTTTTAA
- a CDS encoding beta-galactosidase: MSLKFPPLSTKIPQMLHGADYNPDQWQKYPEVLEEDIRLMKLAHCNVMSVGIFAWMALEPEEGVFTFDWLDTLLDKFAANGIFAFLATPSGARPVWMSQKYPEVLRVAPTGIRNLHGARHNHCFSSPVYREKVTIMNTKLAERYSDHPAVIGWHISNEYGGECHCSFCEESFREWLKNKYKTIDALNDAWWTTFWSHTYTDWSQVESPTSRGENAVHCQNVDWRRFVTDQTVDFCRNEISPLRAVNSELPITTNFMLDFEPLNYWKFTELLDVISWDAYPTWHDNHEDDSELAAWIGFNHDVFRTLGGGKPFMLMESTPSMTNWQPVSKLKRPGMHMLSSLQAVAHGSDTVQYFQWRKSRGSSEKLHGAVVDHVGHENTRVFRDVAELGSTLEKLSEVVGTTVKPEVAIIYDWENRWAVKDSQGPRNGGLHYEETVKRHYRPFWDLGVPVDIIDSECELDQYKLLVAPMLYMVRPGVGERIERFVENGGIFVATYWTGIVDDKDLCFLSGFPGPLRKTLGIWSEEIDSLHDHDTNRVVLKDGNVLGLSGEYTARELCDLIHLEGAEALAVYGDDFYAGRPALTVNKLGSGKAYYIASRNDAVFTNDFIASLVKQEGIKRVLDVELPEGVTVQLRTDGHSDFVFVSNFSGNDAVVALDDRSYTDLLTSDAVADSLELSAYSCRILKRESK; encoded by the coding sequence ATGAGTTTGAAATTTCCCCCGTTAAGTACAAAAATACCGCAAATGCTGCATGGTGCAGATTATAACCCGGATCAATGGCAAAAGTATCCTGAGGTGCTGGAAGAGGATATTAGACTGATGAAGCTTGCTCATTGCAATGTGATGTCGGTTGGTATATTCGCATGGATGGCTTTGGAGCCGGAGGAAGGCGTATTTACTTTTGATTGGCTGGATACGCTTCTAGATAAATTTGCTGCAAACGGAATCTTTGCTTTTCTGGCAACACCAAGCGGAGCACGTCCAGTATGGATGTCGCAAAAATATCCCGAGGTGCTGCGCGTTGCTCCAACTGGCATCCGCAACCTGCATGGCGCTCGTCATAACCATTGCTTCAGCTCGCCTGTATATCGTGAGAAAGTAACGATTATGAATACGAAGCTCGCTGAGCGTTATTCTGACCATCCTGCCGTTATCGGCTGGCATATCTCTAATGAATACGGCGGAGAGTGTCATTGCTCGTTTTGCGAGGAATCTTTCCGCGAATGGCTGAAAAATAAATATAAAACGATTGATGCACTAAACGATGCGTGGTGGACAACCTTCTGGAGCCACACGTATACGGATTGGAGCCAAGTGGAATCACCTACTTCGCGCGGCGAGAATGCGGTTCACTGCCAAAATGTGGACTGGAGAAGATTCGTAACCGATCAAACGGTAGATTTCTGCCGCAATGAGATTTCACCGCTTCGCGCAGTGAATAGCGAGCTGCCGATTACAACGAATTTCATGCTTGATTTCGAGCCCCTTAACTATTGGAAATTCACAGAGCTGCTGGATGTTATTTCATGGGATGCTTATCCAACTTGGCATGACAACCATGAAGATGACAGCGAGCTCGCGGCGTGGATTGGCTTCAACCATGATGTTTTCCGCACACTTGGCGGAGGCAAGCCATTCATGCTGATGGAAAGCACGCCAAGCATGACCAATTGGCAGCCTGTCAGCAAGCTGAAGCGTCCCGGCATGCATATGCTCTCGTCTCTTCAAGCGGTTGCGCATGGCTCCGATACGGTGCAATACTTCCAGTGGCGCAAGAGCAGAGGCTCAAGCGAGAAGCTGCATGGCGCTGTAGTAGATCATGTCGGCCATGAGAATACGCGCGTGTTCCGTGATGTTGCTGAGCTGGGCTCGACACTTGAGAAGCTGAGCGAGGTCGTCGGTACGACAGTCAAGCCTGAGGTTGCGATCATTTATGATTGGGAGAACCGTTGGGCAGTGAAGGACTCGCAGGGTCCACGCAATGGCGGTCTTCATTATGAAGAAACGGTCAAACGCCATTATCGTCCATTCTGGGATCTAGGCGTGCCGGTTGATATTATTGATTCGGAATGCGAGCTTGATCAATATAAGCTGCTCGTGGCTCCGATGCTTTATATGGTTCGTCCAGGCGTTGGCGAGCGAATCGAGCGTTTTGTTGAAAATGGCGGCATCTTTGTGGCAACCTATTGGACAGGTATTGTTGATGATAAGGATCTATGCTTCCTATCGGGCTTCCCTGGACCGCTTCGGAAGACGCTGGGCATTTGGTCGGAGGAAATCGATTCCCTGCATGATCATGATACGAATCGTGTCGTATTGAAGGACGGCAATGTGCTTGGTCTGAGCGGTGAGTACACTGCACGCGAACTATGTGATCTGATTCATCTGGAAGGTGCAGAGGCGCTTGCCGTATATGGCGACGATTTTTATGCTGGACGTCCTGCATTGACCGTAAATAAATTGGGATCAGGTAAAGCCTACTATATCGCTTCACGAAATGATGCTGTATTTACGAATGATTTCATAGCTAGCCTTGTGAAGCAAGAGGGGATCAAGCGTGTGCTGGATGTGGAGCTGCCAGAGGGCGTTACCGTTCAATTGCGGACAGATGGCCATAGCGACTTTGTATTTGTATCCAACTTTAGCGGGAATGATGCTGTAGTTGCACTTGACGACCGCAGCTACACTGATTTGTTAACGAGTGATGCAGTCGCTGACAGCCTGGAGCTTTCTGCCTACAGCTGTCGCATTTTGAAAAGAGAATCGAAATAA
- a CDS encoding threonine/serine exporter family protein, producing the protein MMLEQLFTSFIASAAFGLIFNAPKKMLVHCGAVGMIGWLIYVTCTQLHLDAIPATLIASFVVTVISQLFSKLYKMPIIVFSVSGIIPLVPGGLAYDAMRNVVIDNYDIAVQLSVKAFMISGAIAIGLIFSEVINQIIRKSEH; encoded by the coding sequence ATGATGCTCGAACAGCTTTTTACAAGCTTTATTGCTTCTGCCGCCTTCGGTCTTATCTTCAATGCACCGAAGAAGATGCTTGTTCATTGCGGCGCTGTTGGCATGATCGGCTGGCTTATTTATGTTACATGCACGCAGCTCCATTTGGACGCTATACCCGCTACGCTGATTGCCTCATTCGTCGTCACCGTCATCAGCCAGCTGTTCTCGAAGCTGTACAAAATGCCGATTATCGTCTTTAGCGTCTCAGGAATCATCCCATTGGTTCCCGGCGGTCTAGCCTATGATGCCATGCGCAACGTCGTTATCGATAACTATGACATCGCAGTACAGCTATCCGTCAAAGCCTTTATGATCTCCGGTGCGATTGCGATTGGTCTCATATTCTCTGAGGTTATTAATCAAATCATTCGAAAATCGGAGCATTAG
- a CDS encoding ligase — protein sequence MARDSMLDLGLKDILLLDRMNELNEIDPLYAFALDELLCRNTGQGGPAICHIWRHPRAFIMGLRDSRLPGAAETERQLQLEGWSTAVRNSGGAAVPLDLGVINISLIMRKPAVDSFHFHSDFEKMYGLISYALKETGCRVDKGEIQGAYCPGEFDLSIAGYKFCGIAQRRQTHAFIVQAFIVAEGSGQERASLVRSFYDKAADGEASGEYPLVLEESTASLQQLTELGEGAGQTFVNAVKRLIISQQTESGMQEAQEKLVMPSSEQIIAMAKVLRERYAVQA from the coding sequence ATGGCACGAGATTCGATGTTGGATTTGGGACTAAAAGATATACTGCTATTGGATCGGATGAATGAGCTGAATGAGATCGATCCGTTATATGCCTTTGCTTTGGATGAGCTGCTATGCAGAAACACAGGACAAGGCGGACCGGCGATCTGTCATATATGGCGTCATCCGAGAGCGTTTATTATGGGCCTGCGAGACAGCAGGCTGCCTGGCGCAGCTGAGACCGAGCGACAGCTGCAATTAGAGGGCTGGTCTACGGCTGTCCGCAACTCTGGCGGAGCTGCGGTGCCGCTGGATTTGGGTGTTATTAATATTTCGTTGATTATGCGAAAGCCAGCGGTAGATTCCTTTCATTTTCATAGCGATTTCGAGAAAATGTACGGACTTATTAGTTATGCGCTGAAGGAAACGGGCTGTCGAGTCGACAAAGGGGAAATTCAAGGGGCCTACTGCCCTGGAGAATTTGATTTGAGCATTGCTGGTTATAAATTTTGCGGCATTGCCCAGCGGCGCCAAACTCATGCTTTTATCGTCCAAGCATTTATTGTAGCAGAAGGCTCGGGGCAGGAGCGGGCGAGCCTCGTTCGTTCCTTCTATGACAAGGCAGCGGACGGGGAGGCTTCTGGTGAATATCCATTAGTGCTTGAAGAGAGCACAGCCAGTCTGCAGCAGCTCACCGAACTCGGAGAGGGAGCCGGCCAAACCTTTGTAAATGCCGTCAAACGACTCATCATTTCGCAGCAAACAGAGAGCGGCATGCAGGAGGCGCAGGAGAAGCTGGTTATGCCTAGCTCTGAACAGATTATCGCCATGGCAAAGGTGCTGCGGGAGAGGTATGCTGTTCAAGCGTGA
- a CDS encoding PstS family phosphate ABC transporter substrate-binding protein, which produces MLKKKGFKGILMLSMVVLLAFTAACGNNTNGGNRGSENTGSSTNTATNAPTNETVKLSGEIKIDGSSTVFPLTEAAAEEFNKEHKDVRVPVGVSGTGGGFKQFCAGEIAIADASRTIKDEEAAACVSAGIEYTELSVAFDGLSVVVSKDNDFIDHLTVEELNKIFITGSTVATWKDVRDTFPAEPIVMFSPGADSGTYDYFNEAILDKEGIRNDKAISFSEDDNALVQGVAGSKYGIGYFGFAYYEENQDKLKLVPVDGGTGAISPTYDTIKDGTYAPLSRPLFIYVSNKELERPEVKEFVHFYINNIGTYAGEVGYVALPDEQYATEAAKIS; this is translated from the coding sequence TTGTTAAAGAAAAAAGGCTTTAAGGGGATCTTGATGTTGTCGATGGTGGTGCTGCTAGCTTTTACGGCTGCATGCGGAAATAATACAAACGGTGGAAATAGAGGTTCGGAAAATACGGGCTCGTCTACGAACACAGCTACAAACGCACCGACGAATGAAACCGTAAAATTGTCAGGCGAAATTAAAATCGACGGTTCAAGCACAGTATTCCCACTTACAGAGGCAGCGGCGGAAGAGTTCAACAAAGAACATAAAGACGTACGTGTTCCTGTCGGTGTATCCGGTACAGGCGGCGGCTTCAAGCAGTTCTGCGCAGGAGAGATTGCAATTGCAGATGCTTCAAGAACGATCAAGGACGAAGAAGCAGCAGCTTGCGTATCCGCTGGCATTGAGTATACAGAGCTTTCAGTAGCATTTGACGGCTTGTCCGTAGTGGTAAGCAAAGATAATGACTTTATCGATCACTTGACGGTTGAAGAGCTTAACAAAATTTTCATTACAGGCAGCACTGTTGCTACTTGGAAAGATGTTCGTGATACTTTCCCAGCTGAGCCAATCGTGATGTTCTCACCAGGCGCTGATTCCGGAACTTATGACTATTTTAATGAAGCTATTCTTGATAAAGAAGGCATTCGCAACGATAAAGCAATCAGCTTCTCTGAAGATGATAATGCGCTTGTACAAGGCGTAGCAGGCAGCAAATACGGCATTGGATACTTCGGCTTTGCTTACTACGAAGAGAACCAAGATAAATTGAAGCTTGTACCAGTAGATGGCGGAACAGGTGCCATTTCTCCAACTTATGACACGATTAAAGACGGCACCTATGCACCATTGTCTCGCCCGCTCTTCATCTACGTAAGCAACAAAGAGCTTGAGCGTCCAGAAGTTAAAGAATTTGTACACTTCTACATCAACAACATTGGAACCTATGCAGGCGAAGTTGGTTATGTAGCTCTTCCAGACGAGCAGTATGCAACGGAAGCGGCAAAAATCTCATAA
- the pstB gene encoding phosphate ABC transporter ATP-binding protein PstB has product MEALININKLNLFYGAFHALKDVSLTIPEKAITAFIGPSGCGKSTLLRTLNRMNDMIPGTRIEGGIAIGGTEIYSNEVDVETLRKKVGMVFQQPNPFPKSIYDNVAYGPRLHGITSKSELDEIVETSLKSAVLWEEVKDHLKRSAFGLSGGQQQRLCIARALAVNPNILLMDEATSALDPISTLKIEELVQELKDKYTIVMVTHNMHQAARVSNQTVFFLNGEVIEYSDTEKLFSNPTDQRTEDYISGRFG; this is encoded by the coding sequence ATGGAAGCACTTATTAATATTAACAAATTGAATTTGTTTTACGGCGCTTTCCACGCTTTGAAGGATGTATCGCTAACGATTCCCGAGAAAGCGATCACGGCGTTTATCGGACCATCAGGCTGTGGCAAGTCGACACTGCTTCGTACACTGAACCGTATGAATGATATGATTCCAGGAACTCGCATCGAGGGCGGAATCGCCATCGGCGGCACCGAAATTTATTCGAATGAAGTGGACGTAGAGACGCTTCGCAAAAAAGTAGGCATGGTGTTCCAGCAGCCCAATCCATTTCCGAAATCAATCTATGATAACGTCGCTTATGGTCCACGTCTGCACGGCATTACAAGCAAAAGCGAACTGGATGAAATTGTTGAAACAAGCTTGAAATCAGCTGTTTTGTGGGAAGAGGTTAAAGATCATCTAAAGCGCTCGGCTTTCGGATTGTCTGGAGGACAGCAGCAGCGTCTATGCATCGCTCGTGCGCTTGCGGTAAACCCGAATATTTTGCTTATGGATGAAGCTACTTCGGCGCTTGACCCGATCTCTACGCTCAAAATCGAGGAGCTAGTTCAAGAGCTGAAGGATAAGTATACGATTGTTATGGTTACTCACAACATGCATCAGGCAGCACGCGTTTCGAACCAAACCGTGTTTTTCTTAAATGGCGAGGTTATCGAATATTCGGATACAGAGAAGCTGTTCTCCAATCCGACGGATCAGCGCACAGAGGATTATATAAGCGGACGATTTGGCTGA
- a CDS encoding AraC family transcriptional regulator, whose product MDTMVFPTLTETDTALPVYLTSTGHWSNQEAIDRQSGYPHFQWLQVLAGAGELRVGDQTMIVRAGQGFCLFPNEQHAYYSTQEPWELIWMSFRGDLVEELFQQAGITQSGVYSTADHDMIVTHMKNIYAMTQSGRPFLGLECSKLVYMFLLDLMKVILVSSHSIEQHYLKLQPVLQYIDAHYHELITIKDLAGCIAVTPQYLCLLFKKALKMRPMAYVNRERVNRSKELMFREGDIRMHEIAQRVGFDSPSYFSSVFRQLEGLSPEQFKKIHGMR is encoded by the coding sequence ATGGATACGATGGTTTTCCCTACGCTAACCGAGACGGATACTGCCCTTCCGGTATATTTGACCAGCACCGGACATTGGAGCAATCAGGAGGCGATTGATCGTCAAAGCGGGTATCCGCATTTTCAATGGCTGCAGGTGCTGGCAGGCGCCGGCGAGCTTCGTGTTGGCGATCAGACGATGATTGTCCGAGCAGGGCAGGGCTTTTGCCTGTTTCCTAACGAGCAGCATGCCTACTATTCTACACAGGAGCCTTGGGAATTGATTTGGATGAGCTTTAGAGGAGACTTAGTCGAGGAATTGTTCCAGCAGGCAGGCATTACACAATCTGGTGTTTATTCTACAGCTGATCATGATATGATAGTTACCCATATGAAAAATATATATGCGATGACGCAATCCGGCCGACCCTTTCTCGGACTCGAATGCTCGAAGCTGGTTTACATGTTTTTGCTTGATTTGATGAAGGTTATTCTTGTAAGCTCTCACTCCATAGAACAGCATTATCTGAAGCTGCAGCCTGTCCTTCAATATATTGATGCGCATTATCATGAGCTCATTACGATAAAGGATCTGGCTGGCTGCATCGCCGTTACCCCTCAATATCTTTGCTTGCTTTTCAAAAAAGCATTAAAAATGAGACCCATGGCCTACGTCAACCGAGAGCGGGTGAATCGCAGCAAGGAGTTAATGTTCCGCGAGGGCGATATTAGAATGCACGAAATCGCGCAGCGTGTCGGCTTCGATTCGCCGAGCTATTTCAGCTCCGTCTTCCGACAGCTTGAAGGGCTAAGCCCGGAGCAATTCAAGAAAATACACGGTATGAGATAA
- the phoU gene encoding phosphate signaling complex protein PhoU gives MTTRKEFDAGLEQLHNLIIEMGTFVENALVEAMEALKLVDVARAQKVIDNDPSLNKLEEKITEIGSKLIATQQPVAKDLRRILSAFKIASDLERMGDNSVDIAKVVLRLEGQELIKPLIDLPRMAEIVQLMTYESIQSFIQENVDLAYKMSKDDDKVDALYGQITRELYSLMMENPRNITQSSLLSFVGRYLERLGDHATNIGESVVYLVTGSRPDLNV, from the coding sequence ATGACGACTCGCAAGGAATTTGATGCTGGACTTGAACAGCTTCATAACCTGATTATCGAAATGGGTACATTTGTGGAAAATGCGCTTGTCGAAGCAATGGAGGCGCTGAAGTTAGTCGATGTTGCTCGTGCGCAAAAAGTCATTGATAATGATCCATCTCTGAATAAATTGGAAGAAAAAATTACGGAGATTGGCTCAAAGCTGATTGCTACTCAGCAGCCGGTTGCAAAGGATTTACGCCGTATTTTGTCTGCATTCAAAATCGCTAGCGATTTGGAGCGGATGGGTGATAATTCTGTAGATATCGCCAAGGTCGTCCTGCGCTTGGAAGGACAGGAGCTTATTAAACCGTTAATTGACTTGCCGCGGATGGCAGAGATCGTACAGCTGATGACGTATGAATCGATCCAATCCTTTATTCAAGAGAACGTAGATCTGGCTTACAAGATGTCCAAGGATGACGATAAGGTAGATGCGCTGTATGGACAAATTACTCGTGAGCTCTATTCACTAATGATGGAAAATCCACGCAACATTACACAATCCTCATTGCTTAGCTTCGTCGGTCGTTATCTAGAGCGGCTTGGCGATCATGCGACCAACATCGGCGAGAGCGTCGTCTATCTCGTAACAGGGAGCAGACCGGATTTGAACGTATAG
- the pstA gene encoding phosphate ABC transporter permease PstA, producing the protein MNIFQDANRKQIANRRRTDWMLHILFVVATSIGVLALCALIVDILIDGIGRLQPDLFTNFPSRKADGSGMKSALVGSIYMLLIMAPIAFVFGVGAAIYLEEYAKKGRITRIIQLNISTLAGVPSIVYGILGLTLFVRLLSLDRSLIAGALTMTLLVLPIIIVSAQEAIRAVPKSRRDASFALGATKWQTVSRSVMPAAMPGVLTGVILAMSRAIGETAPLVMIGALTYVAFLPNGLKDSFTVIPIQVYNWLSKPQLEFKELAASGIIVLLALLLLMNFSAILLRNKYQKNL; encoded by the coding sequence ATGAACATATTTCAAGATGCAAACCGCAAGCAAATCGCGAATAGACGGAGAACGGATTGGATGCTCCATATATTGTTCGTCGTTGCGACCTCCATTGGCGTACTTGCGCTCTGCGCATTAATCGTAGATATATTAATTGATGGGATAGGCCGTCTTCAACCGGATTTATTCACGAACTTTCCGTCACGCAAGGCGGATGGCTCCGGCATGAAGTCAGCGCTCGTTGGTTCGATATACATGCTGCTAATCATGGCGCCTATCGCCTTTGTTTTTGGAGTCGGAGCAGCGATTTATCTCGAAGAGTATGCGAAGAAGGGCCGAATCACTCGCATTATTCAGCTTAATATCAGTACGCTTGCCGGCGTTCCGTCGATCGTTTACGGTATTTTGGGATTAACATTGTTCGTTCGTCTCTTATCGCTTGATCGCAGTCTAATTGCAGGCGCGTTAACGATGACACTGCTTGTGCTTCCTATTATTATTGTATCCGCGCAGGAAGCGATTCGCGCAGTTCCCAAATCCCGCCGCGATGCTTCATTTGCGCTTGGCGCAACGAAGTGGCAGACCGTATCCCGTTCCGTTATGCCCGCGGCTATGCCGGGCGTATTGACGGGTGTAATACTCGCTATGTCTCGTGCGATAGGCGAGACAGCACCGCTAGTCATGATCGGAGCATTAACTTACGTTGCCTTTTTGCCCAATGGTCTTAAGGATTCGTTTACCGTTATTCCTATTCAAGTGTACAACTGGCTCTCCAAGCCTCAGCTTGAGTTCAAGGAGCTCGCAGCCAGCGGTATTATCGTCCTGCTTGCGCTTCTGCTGCTAATGAATTTCTCAGCTATTTTGCTTCGCAATAAATATCAGAAAAATCTTTAA
- a CDS encoding threonine/serine exporter family protein, protein MSHEISQVCLLAGKIILQNGGETYRVEDTMMRIAAAYGIQNSHSFVTPTGIIFAIDGSSQMTKLIRISNRSTNLLKVALVNDISRKIWTDKLSASEAHRLLLRIDTDAYVYPAWLKVIAAALASSCFLIMFQGGWRDFLPVLFIGGAGFGFLTLIHRIVPIKFFSEFITALLIGTMSVLFVIAGFGYDLDKIIISSLMPLVPGLHITAAVRDLMAGHLVSGLSKGAEAFLTAFAIGAGIAAVLSFY, encoded by the coding sequence ATGTCACATGAGATAAGTCAAGTCTGTTTGCTGGCTGGGAAAATCATTTTGCAAAACGGGGGAGAAACCTACCGTGTTGAGGATACGATGATGCGTATAGCGGCAGCCTACGGTATTCAGAATTCACATAGCTTTGTGACACCTACCGGCATTATTTTCGCTATCGACGGCTCCTCGCAGATGACTAAGCTCATTCGAATTTCCAACCGTTCGACTAATTTGCTCAAAGTAGCTTTGGTTAACGATATTTCCAGAAAAATATGGACAGATAAACTGAGTGCCTCGGAAGCTCACCGCCTGCTGCTGCGCATTGATACTGATGCTTACGTTTATCCGGCTTGGTTAAAAGTAATCGCAGCCGCCTTAGCAAGCAGCTGCTTCCTTATTATGTTCCAGGGAGGCTGGCGCGACTTTCTTCCCGTCCTGTTCATCGGCGGAGCTGGCTTCGGATTTCTGACGCTGATTCACCGCATCGTGCCGATTAAGTTTTTTTCTGAATTTATTACCGCCTTGCTCATTGGTACAATGTCCGTTTTATTTGTCATTGCAGGCTTCGGATATGATTTGGACAAAATTATTATCAGCTCGCTTATGCCACTTGTGCCTGGCTTGCACATTACTGCTGCAGTAAGAGACTTGATGGCAGGCCATCTAGTATCGGGGCTGTCGAAGGGTGCAGAAGCCTTTCTCACAGCTTTCGCCATCGGTGCCGGCATTGCTGCCGTGCTCTCTTTCTATTAA